A genomic window from Arthrobacter sp. FW306-07-I includes:
- a CDS encoding helix-turn-helix transcriptional regulator, producing the protein MALISPTTVARQYGVSSTQLRQWRQQGIGPEYFQFTARTVSYVDDYLRDWFNDPNNAGLLAEGPAATGQTSCRDGRVRRTRRRDDR; encoded by the coding sequence TTGGCTCTCATCTCACCAACCACAGTGGCCAGGCAATACGGCGTCTCATCGACGCAACTGCGACAGTGGCGGCAGCAAGGTATCGGCCCCGAATACTTCCAGTTCACCGCACGCACCGTCAGCTACGTTGACGACTATCTACGGGACTGGTTCAACGACCCCAACAACGCCGGCCTGCTGGCAGAAGGTCCTGCGGCCACCGGGCAAACCTCATGCCGGGATGGGCGCGTCCGGCGGACCCGGCGTCGGGACGATCGTTAG
- a CDS encoding helix-turn-helix domain-containing protein has translation MRRDVEYKWRLSELMAARGLHNTTDLIPLLAERGITLSRPQVYRLVNQKPERVALQVIAAICDIFSCGPEDLITVTAADVRARKTGTSAPNVVDLNRTVRPRRARIIDNDH, from the coding sequence GTGAGACGCGACGTCGAATACAAGTGGCGGCTCTCGGAGCTCATGGCAGCACGGGGCCTGCACAACACCACCGACCTCATCCCCCTTCTGGCCGAGCGCGGCATCACCTTGTCCCGCCCACAGGTCTACCGTCTCGTCAACCAGAAACCCGAACGCGTCGCACTGCAGGTCATCGCCGCGATCTGCGACATCTTCTCCTGCGGACCCGAGGACCTCATCACCGTCACAGCCGCCGACGTCCGCGCCCGCAAAACCGGAACCAGCGCCCCCAACGTCGTCGACCTGAACCGCACCGTCAGACCACGGCGCGCACGCATCATCGACAATGATCACTGA
- a CDS encoding helicase associated domain-containing protein produces the protein MAQTKEAVPQTRRSAPYWEWVQMYRRGIGPAKIAAVCGAAVTTVRYHLQIAATRDPGLRGEHAAALPVKVPSDTALQRMDELVAFYRTQGRLPAAHAASSSEQALASWLYRRRRESAAGTLSPTLSEGLGVIPGWDQASPRKAEDEARWQRRLREVEAFRKAGGEWPRHQKTGDPVERTLGVWLHGQRINYNHGRLAPEKKSRLDKVLPGWREGRPRGRRRDS, from the coding sequence GTGGCTCAGACGAAGGAAGCGGTGCCGCAGACGCGCCGCTCTGCTCCGTACTGGGAGTGGGTGCAGATGTACCGGCGGGGCATCGGGCCGGCGAAGATCGCCGCAGTGTGCGGTGCGGCAGTGACCACTGTCCGCTATCACCTGCAGATCGCGGCGACGAGAGATCCTGGTCTTCGTGGAGAGCATGCCGCTGCCCTGCCGGTCAAGGTCCCGTCCGATACGGCTTTGCAAAGGATGGACGAGCTCGTCGCGTTCTACCGCACGCAGGGGCGTCTGCCGGCAGCCCACGCGGCATCCTCCAGCGAACAGGCCCTGGCCAGCTGGCTGTACCGTCGACGCCGGGAATCAGCAGCCGGAACCCTCTCCCCCACACTCAGCGAAGGCTTGGGCGTCATCCCCGGCTGGGATCAGGCGTCGCCCCGGAAGGCCGAGGACGAGGCACGGTGGCAGCGGCGGCTGAGGGAAGTTGAAGCCTTCCGAAAGGCAGGCGGTGAATGGCCACGGCACCAGAAAACCGGCGACCCGGTCGAGCGCACCCTCGGGGTGTGGCTGCACGGCCAGCGCATCAACTACAACCACGGCAGGCTGGCACCGGAGAAGAAGTCGCGGCTGGATAAAGTCCTGCCGGGGTGGCGCGAGGGCCGACCACGCGGCCGCCGCCGCGATTCATAG
- a CDS encoding NAD(P)-dependent alcohol dehydrogenase, protein MTTQSTTSTPRTMRASVLVTPGNVEMQDVPVPALTSTQVLVKISAVGVCGSDTHFFHEGHIGDMIVKSPLILGHESAGSIVAVGVNVSTSRIGERVSIEPQKPCRICEYCKGGRYNLCPNIEFYAAPPIHGAFAEFAAIESDFAHPVPDHVSDEAAALMEPLSVAIATCRKAAIKPGSRALIAGAGPIGILVAQIAGIHGATDITVSDPAPHRREFALRTGATRTVDPRIEDVTSGPLFDVFVDASGAPPAIQSGIAAVKPGGRVVLVGMGADSVELPVSLIQNREIELTGIFRYTNTWSLAIDLVASGRVDLDALVTHRFGLEDVKTALLTGGDDPRAIKSVIVP, encoded by the coding sequence ATGACGACGCAGAGCACCACATCAACTCCCCGGACCATGCGTGCCAGCGTGCTCGTCACACCCGGAAACGTCGAAATGCAGGACGTGCCGGTCCCCGCCCTGACCTCCACCCAAGTCCTAGTCAAAATCTCCGCCGTCGGGGTCTGCGGCTCCGATACCCACTTCTTCCATGAAGGCCACATCGGAGACATGATCGTGAAGTCACCGCTGATCCTCGGCCACGAATCCGCAGGCAGCATTGTTGCCGTAGGGGTCAATGTCTCCACCTCGCGCATCGGTGAGCGCGTCTCTATCGAGCCCCAAAAACCCTGCCGAATCTGCGAATACTGCAAGGGCGGTCGATACAACCTCTGTCCGAACATTGAATTCTACGCAGCACCTCCCATCCACGGCGCTTTCGCCGAATTCGCAGCCATCGAATCCGACTTCGCCCATCCCGTTCCCGATCACGTAAGCGACGAAGCTGCCGCACTGATGGAGCCGTTGTCGGTCGCAATCGCCACCTGCCGCAAAGCGGCCATAAAGCCCGGATCCCGTGCGCTCATCGCAGGAGCAGGGCCCATAGGAATTCTCGTGGCCCAAATTGCCGGGATCCACGGCGCCACGGACATCACCGTGTCGGATCCGGCCCCGCACCGGCGCGAATTTGCCCTCAGGACGGGTGCCACCCGGACCGTGGACCCCCGAATCGAAGATGTCACCTCCGGTCCACTGTTTGACGTCTTTGTGGACGCCTCCGGCGCCCCGCCAGCGATCCAATCCGGCATTGCAGCCGTCAAACCCGGTGGCAGAGTCGTGCTCGTCGGGATGGGTGCCGACAGCGTGGAACTGCCAGTATCACTTATCCAGAACCGGGAAATCGAGTTGACCGGCATATTCCGCTACACCAACACCTGGTCCTTGGCCATTGACCTGGTCGCTTCCGGCCGGGTGGACCTCGATGCACTGGTCACACACCGCTTCGGCCTTGAAGACGTCAAGACAGCCCTACTCACCGGCGGCGACGATCCCCGGGCCATCAAGTCTGTCATCGTCCCTTAG
- a CDS encoding relaxase/mobilization nuclease domain-containing protein yields MIPNITKGTRMHGLIAYLAGPGRANEHTDPHLVAGSPSIMAWHNDDELNAEGAGAIAKELDRARSVLGVEIPGGHVWHCSLSLRAEEGDLTDEKWAAIAQDFMDEMGFTEASGRAPAQWVAIRHGHSKAGNDHIHIAASMVREDGTKWSSWRDFPRAQQVARELEKKYGLEELSPTHSTRGLRPGEREASARRGAPEPERRSLERKVRACATAAQDEAEFVRRLRRIGALVRPRYASGRDDVVVGYSVAERPPKGGRPVWFGGGHLAKDLALPKLRTEWQDTPQGAAEAVAEWQAAARGRRPVTVGREAYEPDPQLWEQYSDEVARLRENLRSVPLDDHATWAHVARETSGAFAAWSTATEPTPGPLAAAADELAKTAQLRRYPVRPIRSVGPSARGASLMLMAATMGGAGTAAQAIMLRQLLNVAKAVHDMHKASNDLRRARQISHMVRHQLSQVAAALPSTPAPAPVVDSEAAEAVGTSTAGQTQGRPAGSVLPPKYEQARTHTTTRGGSTRPDLER; encoded by the coding sequence ATGATTCCCAACATCACCAAGGGCACCCGCATGCATGGGTTGATCGCATACCTTGCCGGTCCCGGGAGGGCGAACGAGCACACCGACCCGCACCTGGTCGCAGGCTCACCGTCGATCATGGCCTGGCACAACGACGACGAATTGAACGCTGAGGGCGCCGGGGCCATTGCCAAGGAACTCGACCGCGCCCGTAGCGTCCTGGGTGTCGAGATTCCCGGCGGACATGTCTGGCACTGCTCCCTGTCACTGCGTGCCGAAGAAGGCGACCTCACTGACGAGAAATGGGCGGCCATCGCCCAGGACTTCATGGACGAAATGGGGTTCACCGAAGCCAGCGGCCGTGCACCGGCACAATGGGTCGCGATCCGTCACGGCCACAGCAAAGCCGGGAACGACCACATCCATATTGCCGCGTCCATGGTCCGCGAGGACGGCACCAAGTGGAGCAGCTGGCGGGACTTCCCGCGCGCACAACAAGTAGCCCGCGAGCTTGAGAAAAAGTACGGCCTGGAAGAACTCTCACCCACGCATTCCACCCGCGGTCTGCGTCCCGGTGAGCGCGAAGCATCCGCACGGCGCGGCGCACCCGAACCGGAACGCCGGTCATTGGAACGCAAGGTCCGTGCCTGCGCGACTGCAGCCCAGGATGAGGCAGAATTCGTCCGCCGTCTCCGCCGTATCGGTGCCTTGGTCCGGCCACGGTACGCGTCCGGACGCGACGATGTCGTGGTCGGCTACAGCGTGGCCGAACGTCCCCCAAAGGGTGGCCGGCCGGTCTGGTTCGGCGGCGGTCACCTCGCCAAAGACCTTGCCCTGCCCAAGCTCCGCACCGAGTGGCAGGACACCCCGCAAGGGGCGGCTGAAGCCGTCGCCGAATGGCAGGCAGCAGCCCGCGGACGGCGCCCTGTAACTGTCGGCCGTGAAGCTTACGAACCGGACCCGCAACTGTGGGAGCAGTACAGCGACGAAGTCGCACGGCTGCGCGAAAACCTGCGCTCCGTTCCGCTGGATGACCACGCCACCTGGGCGCACGTAGCCCGCGAAACGTCGGGGGCGTTTGCTGCCTGGTCGACAGCCACGGAACCAACGCCTGGACCCCTGGCAGCGGCAGCCGATGAACTGGCCAAGACGGCGCAGCTCCGCCGCTACCCAGTCAGGCCTATCCGCAGCGTCGGACCATCGGCCCGGGGAGCCTCGCTGATGCTCATGGCGGCCACGATGGGCGGGGCGGGAACCGCTGCCCAGGCGATCATGCTGCGGCAGCTGCTCAACGTCGCCAAGGCCGTCCACGACATGCACAAGGCCTCAAACGATCTTCGCCGGGCACGGCAGATCAGCCACATGGTCAGGCACCAATTGAGCCAGGTCGCTGCCGCGCTGCCCAGCACTCCCGCGCCGGCACCGGTTGTAGATAGTGAAGCGGCCGAAGCTGTAGGCACGAGCACTGCCGGCCAGACCCAAGGACGCCCCGCCGGTTCGGTGCTGCCACCGAAATACGAGCAGGCACGTACCCACACGACCACCCGGGGCGGGAGCACCCGCCCGGACCTTGAAAGATGA
- a CDS encoding RES domain-containing protein, giving the protein MTALAAAGRVWRVGFRPEPWAWSGWEWATDGRFPGRWDDLHGNFRTVYAGSSLLACLLEVLAHFRKDARLSLELDDIVEDDEDKVLHPTIAPGSVPKEWLDERTAASAELSGRYCVVTASSTIAALHPRFIGLALSLGLDDFDAAALKDARPRRLTQSVASWLYETTDFDGVTFASRHGDDLQLWAVFERPEDPAVTPNIRDVEVEELQHDTPALLTAFRFLGLQWEND; this is encoded by the coding sequence TTGACCGCGTTGGCAGCCGCGGGACGGGTTTGGCGTGTCGGGTTCCGACCGGAACCGTGGGCATGGAGCGGCTGGGAATGGGCCACCGACGGCCGGTTCCCGGGCCGCTGGGATGACCTGCACGGCAACTTCCGCACCGTCTATGCCGGCTCGAGCCTGCTGGCCTGCCTGCTGGAGGTTCTGGCGCATTTCCGCAAGGACGCCAGGCTCAGTCTGGAACTCGATGACATCGTCGAGGACGATGAGGACAAAGTCCTGCACCCCACCATCGCACCGGGCAGCGTTCCCAAGGAATGGCTTGATGAACGTACGGCCGCTTCGGCGGAACTTTCAGGCCGCTATTGCGTGGTGACAGCCTCGAGCACTATCGCGGCGCTGCACCCGCGCTTCATTGGCCTGGCACTGAGCCTGGGGCTCGATGATTTTGACGCCGCGGCGCTGAAGGACGCACGGCCGCGGCGCCTGACGCAGTCGGTTGCCTCCTGGCTCTATGAGACGACGGACTTCGATGGTGTGACGTTCGCGTCCCGGCACGGGGATGATCTGCAGCTCTGGGCAGTCTTCGAACGCCCGGAAGACCCCGCTGTCACTCCCAACATTCGCGACGTGGAGGTCGAGGAGCTGCAGCACGATACCCCGGCACTCCTCACCGCTTTCCGCTTCCTGGGTCTGCAGTGGGAGAACGACTGA
- a CDS encoding IS110 family transposase: MDLYCGIDWAEGHHDIAIIDSAGELLAKRRITDDAAGYRDLMELLADHGDTPQDPVPVAIETSQGLLVAALRAGARKIYAVNPLSAARYRDRHGVSKKKSDPGDALVLANILRTDAHAHRPLPADTEQARAITVLARAQQDAVWARQQTANQLRSVLRQFYPALLQAGAVWQNGLTRPEIRELLRIAPTPGTGARLSTARIETALRRAGRSRGITAQAQRIKTIFRGDHARQPQAVEDAMGQQAAGLLLLLDAACQAVDQLGAAVEEAFLTHPDAQILLSFPGIGNQLGARLLAEIGDDRQRFADARALKAYAGSAPITRASGKKKFVGRRFVKNDRLSTVGYMWALSALTGSPGAKAHYKRRRAAGDWHAAAQRNLFNRLLGQLHHCLTTNTQFDETTAFTPPAELAA; the protein is encoded by the coding sequence TTGGACCTCTACTGCGGGATCGACTGGGCCGAAGGCCACCATGACATCGCTATTATCGACAGCGCCGGCGAGCTGCTGGCCAAACGCCGGATCACCGACGACGCCGCCGGCTACCGGGACCTGATGGAATTGCTCGCCGACCATGGGGACACACCCCAGGACCCCGTCCCGGTGGCGATCGAAACCAGCCAGGGCCTGCTCGTCGCGGCCCTGCGCGCCGGCGCCCGGAAAATCTATGCGGTCAATCCGCTCTCCGCCGCCCGCTACCGCGACCGGCACGGGGTCTCGAAGAAGAAGTCCGACCCGGGCGATGCCCTGGTGCTGGCGAACATCCTGCGCACCGACGCCCATGCGCACCGCCCCCTGCCGGCCGACACCGAGCAGGCGCGGGCGATCACCGTCCTGGCCCGCGCCCAGCAGGACGCGGTCTGGGCACGCCAGCAGACCGCCAACCAGCTCCGCTCCGTGCTGCGCCAGTTCTACCCGGCCCTCCTACAGGCCGGCGCGGTCTGGCAGAACGGCCTTACCCGCCCTGAAATCAGGGAACTGCTGCGCATCGCCCCCACCCCGGGCACGGGCGCACGGCTCAGCACCGCCCGGATCGAAACCGCCCTGCGCCGCGCGGGACGGTCCCGCGGCATCACTGCCCAGGCCCAGCGGATCAAAACCATCTTCCGCGGCGATCACGCCCGCCAGCCCCAGGCCGTCGAAGACGCCATGGGCCAGCAGGCCGCCGGCCTGCTGCTTCTCCTCGACGCCGCCTGCCAGGCCGTCGACCAGCTCGGCGCCGCCGTCGAGGAAGCCTTCCTCACCCACCCCGACGCCCAGATCCTGCTCAGCTTCCCCGGGATCGGAAACCAGCTCGGAGCCCGGCTCCTGGCCGAAATCGGAGACGACAGGCAACGGTTCGCAGACGCCCGCGCCCTGAAGGCCTACGCCGGCTCCGCACCCATCACCAGAGCCTCGGGCAAGAAGAAATTCGTCGGCCGCAGATTCGTCAAGAACGACCGCCTCAGCACCGTCGGCTACATGTGGGCACTGTCCGCCCTCACCGGATCCCCAGGCGCCAAAGCCCACTACAAACGCCGCCGCGCAGCCGGGGACTGGCACGCAGCAGCCCAACGCAACCTCTTCAACCGCCTCCTCGGCCAACTCCACCACTGCCTCACCACCAACACCCAATTCGACGAAACCACAGCCTTCACCCCACCCGCAGAGCTCGCTGCTTGA
- a CDS encoding tyrosine-type recombinase/integrase encodes MAVDASGRVLQLSAVQLLHPEEQTLEDMLTGWRNQQLSRNLQFDTIDKGIASVRRFVNHVNEFPWNWAPEHVEEYFGDLRSIHQLKHSTVRGYQSTLRRFTSYVSNPDYGWDQVCEQRFGTHPSQVFFDWNTASHTQEYEGRPSKRPFTKTELQMLFDHADDQVELIAASGKKGWQAAYRDAVMLKIAYSYGLRFNELRHLQSIDFAANPKARRFGKAGVCKVRFGKSRKGSPHKPRSVLTVFDWTAGVLEDWLANGRGMLDTLDLFPSERGGLICESTLLRRLRRYLNELGLPMDGLDLHSLRRSYATHLLEDGWDPRFVQHQMGHEHASTTGIYQFVSDDFRNTTLRAALDRTMDEVLGVQMRGEW; translated from the coding sequence ATGGCGGTGGACGCGTCCGGGCGTGTGCTGCAGCTGAGTGCTGTTCAGCTGCTGCATCCCGAGGAACAGACTCTTGAGGACATGCTGACCGGGTGGCGCAACCAGCAGCTTTCCAGGAACCTCCAGTTCGACACGATCGACAAGGGCATCGCGAGTGTCCGCCGGTTCGTGAACCATGTGAACGAGTTTCCGTGGAACTGGGCACCGGAACACGTCGAGGAGTATTTCGGTGACCTCCGCTCAATCCACCAGCTGAAGCACTCCACGGTCCGCGGCTACCAGTCCACGCTCCGCCGGTTCACGTCCTACGTGTCAAACCCCGACTACGGCTGGGACCAGGTCTGCGAACAGCGCTTCGGCACGCACCCGTCCCAGGTCTTCTTTGACTGGAACACCGCCTCCCACACACAGGAGTACGAAGGACGTCCCTCCAAGCGGCCCTTCACCAAGACGGAACTCCAGATGCTGTTCGATCACGCCGACGACCAGGTCGAACTCATCGCCGCCTCAGGCAAGAAAGGCTGGCAGGCCGCCTACCGGGACGCCGTCATGCTGAAAATCGCCTACTCGTACGGGCTCAGATTCAACGAGCTCCGGCACCTGCAATCCATCGACTTTGCGGCCAACCCGAAGGCGCGAAGGTTCGGCAAGGCAGGCGTCTGCAAGGTCCGGTTCGGCAAATCCCGCAAGGGCTCCCCGCACAAACCCCGCAGCGTCCTGACGGTCTTCGACTGGACCGCCGGCGTTCTCGAGGACTGGCTCGCCAACGGACGGGGCATGCTCGACACCCTGGACCTGTTCCCCAGCGAACGCGGCGGCCTGATCTGCGAATCCACCCTGCTGCGCCGGCTCCGGCGCTACCTCAACGAGCTGGGCCTGCCAATGGATGGCCTGGACCTGCATTCGCTCCGGCGCTCCTATGCAACGCACCTGTTGGAGGACGGATGGGATCCTAGATTCGTGCAACATCAGATGGGCCACGAACACGCCTCCACCACCGGGATTTACCAGTTCGTCAGCGACGACTTCCGCAACACGACCCTTCGGGCAGCGCTGGACCGCACCATGGATGAAGTCCTGGGCGTGCAGATGCGAGGTGAATGGTGA
- a CDS encoding recombinase XerD → MITDKPAGLSPRSTSRGRPRTTGTATCARCGRAAGKTRATWPEGRICGPCFTTATRTHGTCPECGQHRLLPGPPDISGGPRCAPCAGILHDFHCTRCNTEGEFYRRGICARCALREDLNELLLMHPADPDTAGKIVHALCKADRPESIITWKRSPKVQALLASLSCGETPLTHEGLDAAAKSANREANHLRALFIHHGLLPYQDPYLARFETWIDDKLRHLPEEVAKPVAQFATWHHLRRIRSITTPEKSAQAPVHSAKQEITETVKFLDWLWETHQRTAANCTQQDIETWLATGSTTRKAIRTFIVFIKNTGTNHRVDMGHYTAKTRPAITQDQRVAWLRELLTGTSESLPYRVAGILLLLYAQPLVRVAKLRTDAIETNESTGNMRITFGPHPVPIPEPFADLLREHLKGRPNLRTGSDAQSPWLFPGTRAGQPLHPNGIMDRLRSLGIDLRGARNTALDEHLLVSPPPLVADALGYSHQVAFLHADAAGDAWSRYVNLRTGP, encoded by the coding sequence ATGATCACTGACAAACCCGCAGGCCTCAGCCCCCGCAGCACCAGCCGCGGCCGGCCCCGCACCACGGGGACTGCCACCTGCGCACGCTGCGGCCGGGCCGCCGGTAAAACCCGCGCCACCTGGCCCGAAGGCCGAATCTGCGGCCCATGCTTCACCACCGCCACCCGCACCCACGGGACCTGCCCGGAGTGCGGCCAGCACAGACTTCTACCCGGGCCACCGGACATCAGCGGAGGGCCACGCTGCGCGCCCTGCGCCGGCATCCTCCACGACTTCCACTGCACCCGTTGCAATACGGAGGGCGAGTTCTACCGGCGCGGCATATGCGCCCGCTGCGCCCTCCGGGAGGACCTCAACGAACTACTGCTCATGCACCCCGCCGACCCGGACACCGCCGGCAAAATCGTCCATGCGCTTTGCAAAGCGGACCGGCCCGAAAGCATCATCACGTGGAAACGCTCCCCCAAAGTCCAAGCACTCCTGGCCTCTCTGTCATGCGGGGAAACTCCCTTGACGCACGAAGGACTCGATGCCGCGGCCAAGTCAGCGAACCGCGAAGCCAATCACCTGCGCGCCCTGTTCATTCATCATGGACTCCTCCCCTACCAAGACCCGTATCTGGCCCGGTTCGAAACCTGGATTGACGACAAGCTCCGCCACTTGCCCGAGGAGGTCGCCAAACCCGTCGCACAGTTTGCCACCTGGCATCACCTCCGGCGCATCCGGTCCATCACAACACCGGAGAAGAGCGCCCAAGCCCCGGTCCACTCGGCCAAGCAAGAGATCACCGAAACCGTCAAGTTTCTGGACTGGCTCTGGGAAACCCACCAGCGGACAGCGGCGAACTGCACCCAACAAGACATCGAAACCTGGCTCGCAACCGGTTCCACGACCAGAAAAGCCATCCGCACCTTCATCGTCTTCATCAAGAACACCGGCACAAACCACAGGGTGGACATGGGCCACTACACAGCCAAAACCCGCCCCGCGATCACCCAGGACCAGCGCGTGGCCTGGCTCCGGGAACTGCTTACCGGCACCAGCGAGTCCCTGCCCTACCGAGTCGCCGGCATCCTGCTGCTTCTCTACGCCCAGCCGCTCGTTCGGGTCGCCAAACTCCGGACCGACGCTATCGAAACCAATGAAAGCACCGGCAACATGCGGATCACCTTCGGCCCGCACCCAGTGCCCATTCCCGAACCCTTCGCCGACTTGCTTCGAGAGCACCTTAAAGGCCGTCCGAATCTCAGAACAGGATCAGACGCACAAAGCCCCTGGCTCTTCCCGGGGACCCGGGCCGGACAACCACTTCACCCAAACGGCATCATGGATAGGCTCCGAAGCCTGGGCATCGACCTGCGCGGCGCACGAAACACGGCCCTCGACGAACACCTTTTAGTCTCACCACCGCCACTGGTCGCCGACGCACTCGGATACAGCCACCAAGTAGCCTTCCTCCACGCCGACGCGGCAGGCGACGCCTGGTCCCGCTACGTCAACCTAAGAACCGGGCCTTGA
- the mobC gene encoding plasmid mobilization relaxosome protein MobC — protein sequence MSEEPKSPRRFTRRRRANIDGATQYVRVSMSEFERAQLKVLEARTGRSPSEILVSAALYAENSESLAERRAMAVEFIAARRYLAALSNNVNQLARHANATDEFPEAARTVLTRVRAVADRLNSMLDSMVR from the coding sequence ATGAGCGAAGAGCCGAAGTCTCCCCGCCGGTTCACCCGCCGGCGCCGGGCGAACATTGACGGCGCTACCCAGTACGTGCGCGTGTCGATGTCCGAATTTGAGCGCGCGCAGTTGAAGGTCCTGGAGGCGCGGACGGGGCGCAGCCCGTCGGAGATCCTTGTCAGCGCTGCCCTGTACGCGGAGAACTCCGAGTCGCTGGCTGAACGCCGGGCGATGGCGGTGGAATTCATCGCCGCACGCCGCTACCTTGCAGCCCTGTCGAACAACGTCAACCAGCTGGCCCGTCACGCGAACGCCACGGACGAGTTCCCGGAAGCTGCCCGCACCGTGTTGACCCGTGTCCGGGCTGTCGCCGACCGGCTCAATTCGATGCTGGATTCGATGGTGCGCTGA
- a CDS encoding ParB/RepB/Spo0J family partition protein, which yields MSATPVLEMLDPASLTVDVNVRKDAALTADFVASIKEHGVMEPVIAHRKDDGTVHVLMGQRRTRAAVEAGRPVIPVMIIQSPEEAERIVTQVVENIQRAELTEADEAEAYHQLSLIGVSAAAIAKKTGRTRTTVESALKAKSSDAGAAALGKGWSIEEALIMAEFEGDVSASEELESVMMDEPDQLLHVAQLLRDKRESAAALAALQEELEAQGKTIVEDAGHYADDENLYVTAAKREDGEPATEEDANAVLITTDYRGQHRTHSVIAAWKDTGFVPKYERYDGVQQQQKGPMSEEQKAERKTLIERNKAMLSAQVVRRDFVTGLLAKKQAPKGWQYFTVHAITHHPETASGYDGEVAAGMVGAKMVEEKTWAWNPLRTHVAKSTARPEFSLIALVCAGYEKTIAKDSWRSPSQAHRDYLNQLVTWGYTASEVEKIILDSGTPTADEEA from the coding sequence ATGAGCGCAACACCTGTACTGGAGATGCTCGACCCGGCCAGCCTGACGGTCGATGTCAACGTCCGCAAGGACGCCGCCCTCACCGCGGATTTCGTCGCCAGCATCAAAGAACACGGCGTGATGGAACCGGTCATCGCCCACCGCAAGGACGACGGTACCGTGCACGTGCTGATGGGTCAGCGTCGCACCCGCGCCGCCGTCGAAGCAGGGCGGCCGGTGATCCCAGTAATGATCATCCAGTCCCCCGAGGAAGCGGAGCGGATCGTGACGCAGGTGGTGGAGAACATCCAGCGCGCCGAACTGACCGAAGCGGACGAGGCCGAGGCGTACCATCAGCTGTCCCTGATCGGGGTGTCGGCGGCAGCGATCGCGAAGAAGACAGGCCGCACCCGGACCACCGTTGAAAGCGCACTGAAGGCCAAGTCCTCCGACGCGGGAGCGGCAGCCCTGGGCAAAGGATGGTCGATTGAGGAGGCCCTGATCATGGCCGAGTTTGAAGGTGACGTATCAGCGTCTGAGGAGCTCGAGTCGGTCATGATGGACGAACCCGATCAGCTCCTGCACGTCGCCCAGCTCCTGCGCGATAAGCGTGAGAGCGCCGCCGCTCTCGCCGCCCTGCAGGAGGAACTTGAAGCCCAGGGCAAGACCATCGTGGAGGACGCCGGGCATTACGCCGACGACGAGAACCTTTACGTCACCGCCGCGAAAAGGGAGGACGGGGAACCTGCCACTGAGGAGGACGCCAACGCCGTCCTGATCACCACGGATTACCGCGGCCAGCACCGCACGCATTCCGTGATCGCGGCGTGGAAGGACACGGGCTTCGTCCCGAAGTACGAACGCTACGACGGTGTCCAGCAACAGCAGAAGGGTCCCATGAGCGAGGAACAGAAGGCCGAGCGTAAAACGCTGATCGAGCGCAATAAAGCGATGTTGTCCGCGCAGGTGGTCCGCCGTGATTTTGTGACCGGCCTGTTGGCGAAGAAGCAGGCACCGAAGGGATGGCAGTACTTCACCGTCCACGCGATCACTCACCACCCGGAGACGGCCAGCGGCTACGACGGGGAGGTGGCTGCAGGGATGGTCGGGGCCAAGATGGTCGAGGAGAAGACCTGGGCGTGGAACCCGCTCCGCACTCACGTGGCGAAGTCCACGGCACGGCCAGAGTTTTCCCTGATTGCGCTGGTCTGTGCCGGGTATGAGAAGACGATCGCGAAGGACTCATGGCGGTCCCCGAGCCAAGCCCACAGGGACTACTTGAACCAGCTGGTGACGTGGGGATACACCGCAAGTGAGGTTGAAAAAATCATCCTCGACAGCGGTACCCCAACCGCGGACGAAGAAGCCTAA